Proteins found in one Serinicoccus marinus DSM 15273 genomic segment:
- a CDS encoding sodium:solute symporter family transporter translates to MTADVMLPLADAGGGMPDFTVRALDLSVIIGYLVLSRIIPLVVGSRMQKKAHAEAKASGKESDASEDYFLGGRNFIWPFVGLSLVATNMSGATFVGLAGGAYEQGISIFAYEWMSAVILVVFIFFILPFYLRSKVFTLPEFLEQRYDRRARMAFAGFNLFANMFIDMAAALFAGAVVVKVLYPDIPMIVSVAVLAILAAIYTVIGGLGAVMVSDSIQATVTLLGGVIVLIATFNAIESWDSMAQVAGDEKMSLILPADHPDLPWPGLLTGVLIVGLYYWTTNQLVVQRTLGAKSLDHGRWARCWPASSSWPSSSSSSSPGSWRSRCTRTSRVPTRSSRRSSSTCCRWACAA, encoded by the coding sequence ATGACCGCCGACGTGATGCTCCCGCTCGCCGACGCCGGAGGAGGTATGCCGGACTTCACCGTCCGCGCGCTCGACCTCTCGGTCATCATCGGCTACCTCGTGCTCAGCCGGATCATCCCGCTGGTGGTCGGCTCCCGGATGCAGAAGAAGGCGCACGCCGAGGCGAAGGCGAGCGGCAAGGAGAGCGACGCCTCCGAGGACTACTTCCTCGGGGGCCGCAACTTCATCTGGCCCTTCGTCGGGCTCTCGCTGGTGGCGACCAACATGTCCGGCGCGACCTTCGTCGGGCTGGCCGGCGGGGCCTACGAGCAGGGCATCTCGATCTTTGCCTACGAGTGGATGTCGGCGGTCATCCTCGTCGTCTTCATCTTCTTCATCCTGCCGTTCTACCTGCGCTCCAAGGTCTTCACGCTGCCGGAGTTCCTCGAGCAGCGCTACGACCGGCGGGCGCGGATGGCCTTCGCCGGGTTCAACCTCTTCGCCAACATGTTCATCGACATGGCCGCCGCGCTCTTCGCCGGCGCCGTCGTCGTCAAGGTGCTCTACCCCGACATCCCGATGATCGTCTCGGTCGCGGTGCTCGCCATCCTGGCCGCGATCTACACCGTCATCGGCGGGCTGGGCGCGGTCATGGTGAGCGACTCGATCCAGGCGACCGTCACCCTGCTGGGCGGCGTGATCGTCCTCATCGCGACCTTCAATGCGATCGAGTCGTGGGACTCCATGGCGCAGGTCGCGGGTGACGAGAAGATGAGCCTCATCCTGCCCGCGGACCACCCCGACCTGCCGTGGCCGGGGCTGCTCACCGGGGTGCTCATCGTGGGGCTCTACTACTGGACCACCAACCAGCTCGTCGTGCAGCGCACCCTCGGCGCGAAGTCGCTGGACCACGGCCGGTGGGCTCGCTGCTGGCCGGCTTCATCAAGCTGGCCTTCCTCTTCCTCTTCATCTTCCCCGGGGTCATGGCGCTCTCGCTGTACCCGAACCTCGAGAGTCCCGACACGGTCTTCCCGACGCTCGTCTTCGACCTGTTGCCGGTGGGCTTGCGCGGCCTGA
- a CDS encoding sodium:solute symporter family transporter — protein sequence MALSLYPNLESPDTVFPTLVFDLLPVGLRGLILAAVIAAITSTVDSILNSASTIVTMDFVKTLRPNTSQRGLVLTGRVATVVALVVAIIWAPFIAQFDTLYNYLQSVLSFLVPPVVAVFLVGIASKRISATAAFLTLVIMQPLGLLMFILTQVLPEEPSIQFLYAAGISTAASILLLVVISLLGPSPDESKTAELTWKSDYWTEESQALQGTAVWANYRVLSIVLLVTTAVIVVIWA from the coding sequence ATGGCGCTCTCGCTGTACCCGAACCTCGAGAGTCCCGACACGGTCTTCCCGACGCTCGTCTTCGACCTGTTGCCGGTGGGCTTGCGCGGCCTGATCCTCGCGGCCGTCATCGCGGCGATCACCTCGACCGTCGACTCGATCCTCAACTCGGCGTCGACCATCGTGACGATGGACTTCGTCAAGACGCTGCGCCCCAACACCTCGCAGCGCGGTCTGGTGCTCACCGGTCGGGTCGCCACCGTCGTCGCGCTGGTCGTGGCGATCATCTGGGCGCCCTTCATCGCCCAGTTCGACACGCTCTACAACTACCTGCAGTCGGTGCTGTCCTTCCTCGTGCCGCCGGTCGTCGCGGTCTTCCTCGTCGGCATCGCCTCGAAGCGGATCAGCGCCACGGCGGCCTTCCTCACGCTGGTGATCATGCAGCCGCTCGGGCTGCTGATGTTCATCCTCACGCAGGTGCTGCCGGAGGAGCCCTCGATCCAGTTCCTCTACGCCGCGGGCATCAGCACGGCGGCCTCGATACTGCTGCTGGTCGTCATCAGTCTCCTCGGGCCCTCGCCGGACGAGTCCAAGACGGCCGAGCTCACGTGGAAGAGCGACTACTGGACCGAGGAGAGCCAGGCGCTGCAGGGCACCGCGGTCTGGGCGAACTACCGGGTGCTCTCGATCGTCCTGCTCGTCACGACGGCGGTGATCGTGGTGATCTGGGCCTAG
- a CDS encoding formate--tetrahydrofolate ligase has product MLTDVQIAQGATLERIADIAAGLGLTEDEFEPYGHDKAKIALQVLDRLADRPDGKLILVTAINPTAAGEGKTTTNVGLSMALNRIGARAITTLREPSLGPCFGMKGGAAGGGYAQVVPMDDINLHFTGDFHAITSAHNLLAALLDNSLHQGNPLGLDPKRITWTRVLDMNDRALRNIVVGMGKKGDGVVRESGFEITVASEIMAALCLATGLEDLKERFGRIVVGYTYDKEPVTAGQLEAAGAMAMLMKDAVKPNLVQTLENTPAIIHGGPFANIAHGNNSVLATRTALKLADYVVTEAGFGADLGAEKFFDIVCPAGGLRPDAAVIVATIRALKLNGGAPKSDLGTEDVEALGAGLANLEQHLENLAKFGVPVVVALNRFPSDSDAELDLVRERCGQLGVEVARSEVFTRGGEGGEELARAVVQLCERGSDYAPLYAADADLQTKIETVAREVYRADGVSFAPAAQTQLTQLTEQGYGDLPVCMAKTQYSFSDDPTLLGAPRGFTITVRELVVNAGAGFVVALTGDIMRMPGLPKVPAALGMDIAEDGTITGLS; this is encoded by the coding sequence ATGTTGACCGACGTTCAGATCGCGCAGGGGGCCACGCTCGAGCGGATCGCCGACATCGCGGCGGGGCTGGGGCTGACCGAGGACGAGTTCGAGCCCTACGGGCACGACAAGGCCAAGATCGCGCTGCAGGTGCTCGATCGCCTGGCCGACCGGCCGGACGGGAAGCTGATCCTGGTCACGGCGATCAACCCGACCGCCGCGGGGGAGGGCAAGACGACGACCAACGTCGGCCTGTCCATGGCGCTCAACCGGATCGGCGCCCGGGCCATCACCACCCTGCGCGAGCCCTCGCTGGGCCCGTGCTTCGGCATGAAGGGCGGCGCGGCCGGCGGCGGGTATGCCCAGGTCGTCCCGATGGACGACATCAACCTGCACTTCACCGGCGACTTCCACGCCATCACCTCGGCGCACAACCTGCTCGCCGCGCTGCTCGACAACTCGCTGCACCAGGGCAACCCGCTGGGCCTGGACCCCAAGCGCATCACCTGGACCCGCGTCCTCGACATGAACGACCGCGCCCTGCGCAACATCGTCGTCGGCATGGGCAAGAAGGGCGACGGGGTGGTGCGGGAGTCCGGCTTCGAGATCACCGTGGCCAGCGAGATCATGGCGGCGCTGTGTCTCGCCACGGGGTTGGAGGACCTCAAGGAGCGATTCGGGCGCATCGTCGTCGGCTACACCTACGACAAGGAGCCGGTGACCGCCGGGCAGCTCGAGGCGGCGGGCGCCATGGCCATGCTCATGAAGGACGCCGTCAAGCCCAACCTCGTCCAGACCCTGGAGAACACCCCGGCGATCATCCACGGCGGCCCCTTCGCCAACATCGCGCACGGCAACAACTCGGTGCTCGCCACCCGCACCGCGCTCAAGCTCGCCGACTACGTCGTCACCGAGGCCGGCTTCGGCGCCGACCTGGGGGCCGAGAAGTTCTTCGACATCGTCTGCCCGGCGGGCGGCCTGCGCCCCGACGCCGCCGTCATCGTCGCCACGATCCGCGCGCTCAAGCTCAACGGCGGCGCGCCGAAGTCCGACCTGGGCACCGAGGACGTCGAGGCCCTGGGCGCCGGGCTGGCGAACCTTGAGCAGCACCTGGAGAACCTCGCGAAGTTCGGCGTCCCCGTCGTCGTCGCGCTCAACCGCTTCCCGAGCGACAGCGACGCCGAGCTCGACCTGGTGCGCGAACGCTGCGGTCAGCTCGGCGTGGAGGTGGCGCGCTCGGAGGTCTTCACCCGCGGCGGCGAAGGCGGCGAGGAGCTCGCCCGCGCGGTCGTCCAGCTGTGCGAGCGGGGCAGCGACTACGCGCCGCTGTATGCCGCGGACGCGGACCTGCAGACCAAGATCGAGACCGTGGCACGCGAGGTATACCGCGCCGACGGCGTCTCCTTCGCCCCGGCCGCGCAGACGCAGCTGACCCAGCTCACCGAGCAGGGGTACGGCGACCTGCCGGTCTGCATGGCCAAGACGCAGTACTCCTTCTCCGACGACCCGACGCTGCTCGGGGCGCCCCGCGGCTTCACGATCACCGTCCGCGAGCTGGTCGTCAACGCCGGCGCCGGCTTCGTCGTCGCCCTCACCGGCGACATCATGCGCATGCCCGGGCTGCCGAAGGTCCCCGCTGCGCTCGGCATGGACATCGCCGAGGACGGCACCATCACCGGCCTGAGCTAG
- a CDS encoding DUF3263 domain-containing protein: MGAARHVQQVEPPAGLSERDQEILDFENRHWTYAGSKEQGIKDLFDLSSTRYYQLLNQLIDDEAALAYKPLLIKRLRRDRSRRQRARSMRRLGIES; the protein is encoded by the coding sequence ATGGGCGCTGCCAGGCACGTGCAGCAGGTGGAACCCCCCGCCGGCCTGTCCGAGCGGGATCAGGAGATCCTCGACTTCGAGAACCGTCACTGGACCTATGCCGGCTCCAAGGAGCAGGGCATCAAGGACCTCTTCGACCTGAGCTCGACGCGCTACTACCAGCTGCTCAACCAGCTCATCGACGACGAGGCCGCGCTCGCCTACAAGCCGCTGCTCATCAAGCGCCTGCGCCGCGACCGGTCCCGCCGCCAGCGCGCCCGCTCGATGCGCCGGCTCGGCATCGAGAGCTGA
- a CDS encoding uracil-DNA glycosylase has product MTPTPLRDLVHPSWAEALAPVEETVAELGEFLRGEVAAGRGYLPGGDHVLRVFTRPLDDVRVLIVGQDPYPTPGHAVGLSFSVAPDVSPVPRSLQNIYTELVDDLGIPRPTTGDLSPWADAGVMLLNRVLTVRPGTPASHRGKGWEKVTDLAIDALVRRGGPLVAILWGRDARNLASRLGDVPRVESAHPSPLSARGGFFGSRPFSRADELLRQQGGEAIDWRLP; this is encoded by the coding sequence GTGACCCCCACCCCCCTGCGCGACCTGGTGCACCCGAGCTGGGCCGAGGCGCTCGCGCCCGTGGAGGAGACCGTGGCCGAGCTGGGCGAGTTCCTGCGCGGGGAGGTGGCGGCCGGCCGCGGTTATCTGCCCGGTGGTGACCACGTGCTGCGCGTCTTCACCCGGCCGCTCGACGACGTGCGCGTGCTCATCGTGGGGCAGGACCCCTACCCCACGCCCGGGCACGCCGTCGGCCTCAGCTTCTCCGTGGCGCCCGACGTCTCCCCCGTGCCGCGCAGCCTGCAGAACATCTACACCGAGCTCGTCGACGACCTGGGTATACCGCGCCCCACCACCGGCGACCTCTCCCCCTGGGCCGATGCGGGGGTCATGCTGCTCAACCGGGTGCTGACCGTGCGCCCGGGCACGCCGGCCAGCCACCGCGGCAAGGGCTGGGAGAAGGTCACCGACCTGGCGATCGACGCACTGGTGCGCCGCGGGGGACCGCTCGTCGCGATCCTGTGGGGCCGAGACGCGCGCAATCTCGCCTCCCGGCTCGGCGACGTGCCCCGGGTCGAGAGCGCACACCCCTCGCCCCTGTCGGCGCGGGGCGGCTTCTTCGGGAGCCGGCCGTTCAGCCGGGCCGACGAGCTGCTGCGCCAGCAGGGCGGCGAGGCGATCGACTGGAGGCTGCCGTGA
- a CDS encoding GDSL-type esterase/lipase family protein, giving the protein MSDRDTTEHPLRLVHGDVGPTVHGQAGSIRPEPRAWRRYVAIGDSFTEGMSDPDPATPGAYVGWADRLAALLSSHVDDFSYANLAVRGRKLADVAGPQLDAALALQPDLLSIVGGGNDILRPKADIDDLAVQLDAAVARARATGADVLMATPTDPSGAPIIGRTRGRAAAYIAHIWSIAQRHGCFVLNQWACDFLKDWRMWAQDRIHMTPEGHRRIALTAYVALGHTADEADWRAPLPPQAPAGTVETLRGHARWAREYAGPWVQRRLTGRSSGDHVLAKRPELRPLGE; this is encoded by the coding sequence GTGAGCGACCGCGACACGACCGAGCACCCGCTGCGCCTCGTCCACGGCGACGTCGGCCCGACGGTCCACGGGCAGGCCGGCAGCATCCGGCCCGAGCCGCGCGCCTGGCGCCGCTACGTGGCGATCGGCGACTCCTTCACCGAGGGGATGAGCGACCCCGACCCGGCCACGCCCGGCGCCTACGTCGGCTGGGCCGACCGGCTCGCGGCCTTGCTCTCGTCGCACGTCGACGACTTCTCCTACGCCAACCTCGCCGTGCGCGGCCGCAAGCTCGCCGACGTCGCCGGCCCGCAGCTCGACGCCGCCCTCGCCCTGCAGCCCGACCTGCTGAGCATCGTCGGCGGCGGCAACGACATCCTGCGCCCCAAGGCCGACATCGACGACCTCGCCGTGCAACTCGACGCGGCCGTCGCCCGGGCGCGCGCGACCGGCGCGGATGTGCTCATGGCGACCCCCACCGACCCGTCCGGCGCCCCGATCATCGGCCGCACCCGGGGGCGGGCAGCGGCATACATCGCGCACATCTGGTCCATCGCGCAGCGGCACGGGTGCTTCGTGCTCAACCAGTGGGCGTGCGACTTCCTCAAGGACTGGCGGATGTGGGCGCAGGACCGGATCCACATGACGCCCGAGGGTCACCGCCGGATCGCGCTGACCGCCTACGTCGCGCTCGGGCACACCGCCGACGAGGCCGACTGGCGGGCGCCGCTGCCACCGCAGGCGCCGGCCGGGACCGTCGAGACGCTCCGCGGGCATGCGCGGTGGGCGCGGGAGTATGCCGGGCCCTGGGTGCAGCGGCGTCTCACCGGTCGCTCCTCCGGGGACCACGTGCTGGCCAAGCGGCCGGAGCTCCGACCCCTCGGGGAGTGA
- a CDS encoding TOBE domain-containing protein, whose product MTQMRVSEAAELLGVSPDTVRRAIEAGRLPSTKDAGGRAVVEGADVAALAQQQAHPAEVGAVGLSSPRNQLRGVVTRIVSDPVMSQVDIQAGPFRLVSLLSTEAVREMGLEVGSVAIASVKATNVSVGLPA is encoded by the coding sequence ATGACGCAGATGCGTGTCTCGGAGGCGGCCGAGCTGCTCGGGGTGTCCCCCGACACGGTCCGGCGGGCCATCGAGGCAGGACGGTTGCCGAGCACCAAGGATGCCGGCGGGCGGGCCGTCGTCGAGGGAGCCGACGTCGCCGCGCTCGCGCAGCAGCAGGCGCACCCGGCCGAGGTGGGCGCGGTCGGCCTCTCCTCGCCCCGCAACCAGCTGCGCGGAGTGGTGACGCGGATCGTCAGCGACCCCGTCATGTCGCAGGTCGACATCCAGGCCGGTCCGTTCCGGCTGGTCTCGCTGCTCTCGACCGAGGCAGTGCGCGAGATGGGCCTGGAGGTCGGCTCGGTCGCCATCGCCAGCGTCAAGGCGACCAACGTCAGCGTGGGGCTGCCGGCGTGA
- the modA gene encoding molybdate ABC transporter substrate-binding protein — MNGAGNRRRRHPRRAGIPRVADRRASSPLRTLAPALTLAALPLGACAAGQDSAGQPAEALTLTVLAAASLTDVLEPIADGFEGDHPGVDVELSFAASSTVVQQVNEGAGADVVALAGESSLEPLADEHRHGDVAIFATNQLEIAVPVDNPGAVESLDDLAQDGLTVVACAEQVPCGQAAATLLEEQDITVQIASYEPDVRATLTKVELGEADAGLVYRTDVAAAADRVRGVAIPEERNVVNHYPAVAVSEQELARSFVDHLLSDTSQRTLTDAGFGAAPTDP, encoded by the coding sequence GTGAACGGGGCGGGCAACCGACGACGACGCCACCCCCGGCGCGCCGGTATACCTCGGGTCGCGGACCGCCGAGCCTCCTCCCCCCTGCGCACGCTGGCACCCGCACTCACCCTGGCCGCCCTCCCGCTCGGCGCCTGCGCAGCGGGCCAGGACAGCGCGGGCCAACCGGCCGAGGCACTGACGCTGACCGTGCTCGCGGCGGCCTCGCTGACCGACGTGCTGGAGCCGATCGCCGACGGCTTCGAGGGCGATCATCCGGGCGTCGACGTGGAGCTGAGCTTCGCCGCGAGCTCCACCGTGGTCCAGCAGGTCAACGAGGGCGCCGGGGCCGATGTCGTCGCCCTGGCCGGGGAGTCCTCGCTCGAGCCGCTGGCCGACGAGCACCGTCACGGGGACGTCGCGATCTTCGCCACCAACCAGCTCGAGATCGCCGTGCCGGTGGACAACCCCGGCGCCGTGGAGAGCCTCGACGACCTCGCCCAGGACGGGCTCACCGTGGTGGCCTGCGCCGAGCAGGTGCCGTGCGGGCAGGCGGCCGCCACCCTGCTCGAGGAGCAGGACATCACCGTGCAGATCGCCTCCTACGAGCCGGACGTGCGGGCCACGCTCACCAAGGTCGAGCTCGGCGAGGCCGACGCCGGGCTGGTCTACCGCACCGACGTCGCCGCCGCGGCTGACCGGGTGCGAGGCGTCGCGATCCCCGAGGAGCGCAACGTCGTCAACCACTACCCCGCCGTGGCCGTCTCGGAGCAGGAGCTGGCCCGGTCCTTCGTCGACCACCTCCTCTCGGACACCTCCCAACGGACCCTCACCGACGCGGGCTTCGGCGCGGCCCCGACCGACCCGTGA
- a CDS encoding ABC transporter permease: MVADRPAGRGSGWSLRIPAGIGLAFILLPLVALLLRTDWAGLTTHLSAPVVGQSLRLSAVTTSVTMVLVWLLGTPLAWLLARSDSRLTAWARALVTVPLVLPPVVGGVALLLAWGRRGVLGGPLESWFGIGVPFTTVAVVMAELFVALPFYVVSVEGAMRGLDRRYDQVAATLGAGPVRTFLTVAVPMVLPGIAAGSALAWARALGEFGATITFAGSFPGRTQTAPLGVYAALEQDPQAAIALSVVMLTVSVLVLGALRSRWLR, from the coding sequence GTGGTCGCGGACCGCCCGGCCGGGCGTGGGTCGGGCTGGTCGCTGCGCATACCCGCCGGCATCGGCCTCGCCTTCATCCTGCTGCCGCTGGTCGCGCTGCTCCTGCGCACCGACTGGGCGGGCCTGACCACCCACCTCTCGGCGCCGGTCGTCGGTCAGTCGCTGCGCCTGTCCGCCGTGACGACGAGCGTCACGATGGTGCTGGTATGGCTGCTGGGCACACCGCTCGCCTGGCTGCTGGCCCGCTCCGACAGCCGCCTCACCGCCTGGGCCCGCGCGCTGGTCACCGTGCCCCTGGTACTGCCGCCGGTCGTCGGTGGCGTGGCGCTGCTGCTCGCCTGGGGGCGGCGCGGGGTGCTGGGCGGCCCGCTCGAGTCGTGGTTCGGGATCGGCGTGCCGTTCACGACCGTCGCCGTGGTCATGGCCGAGCTCTTCGTCGCCCTCCCGTTCTACGTCGTCTCCGTCGAGGGCGCGATGCGCGGCCTGGACCGCCGCTACGACCAGGTCGCGGCGACGCTCGGCGCCGGTCCGGTGCGCACCTTCCTCACCGTCGCCGTCCCCATGGTGCTGCCCGGCATCGCCGCCGGCTCAGCGCTGGCGTGGGCACGTGCGCTCGGCGAGTTCGGCGCGACGATCACCTTCGCCGGCAGCTTCCCGGGGCGCACGCAGACCGCACCGCTCGGGGTGTACGCCGCGCTCGAGCAGGACCCGCAGGCCGCCATCGCGCTGTCGGTGGTCATGCTGACGGTCAGCGTCCTGGTGCTGGGCGCGCTGCGCAGCCGGTGGTTGCGGTGA
- a CDS encoding ATP-binding cassette domain-containing protein, with translation MRLGPQEWAGAGRGRAPERRSVGLVLAEPMLFPHLTLLDNVAFGPRSRGMPRAQARERAREELDRVGLADLAGRGPGQVSGGQAQRAALARALATDPELLLLDEPLSALDPETRSRTRADLAHRLRDYPGVTVLTTHDPLDALTLADQLVFLEAGRVTQTGTPGEVVARPRTAYVASLVGLNLLSGTLVRERRDASVARTMEVSYRAGTGTATDTGDGGWAVALAGHQGGAARLVLAEPPDGAGEGDRVWATVNPEAVALFTDRPTTSARNLWRLTVEAVTVTGQRARIHLAGEVPLVAEVTIGAVAALGITTGRELWAGVKATEVHTYPA, from the coding sequence GTGCGCCTCGGGCCGCAGGAGTGGGCCGGCGCCGGTCGCGGCCGGGCGCCGGAGCGGCGCAGCGTCGGGCTCGTGCTCGCCGAGCCGATGCTCTTCCCGCACCTGACGCTGCTGGACAACGTGGCCTTCGGTCCCCGCTCACGAGGTATGCCGCGGGCCCAGGCCCGCGAGCGTGCCCGGGAGGAGCTGGACCGGGTCGGCCTGGCGGACCTGGCGGGCCGAGGTCCGGGCCAGGTGTCCGGCGGGCAGGCCCAGCGCGCGGCCCTGGCTCGCGCGCTCGCGACCGATCCCGAGCTGCTGCTGCTCGACGAGCCGCTGTCGGCGCTCGATCCCGAGACCCGGTCGCGGACCCGCGCCGACCTGGCCCACCGGCTGCGCGACTACCCCGGGGTGACGGTGCTGACGACGCACGACCCGCTCGACGCGCTGACCCTCGCGGACCAGCTCGTCTTCCTCGAGGCCGGCCGGGTCACCCAGACCGGGACACCGGGCGAGGTGGTCGCCCGGCCGCGGACGGCATACGTCGCCTCGCTCGTCGGTCTCAACCTGCTCTCCGGGACGCTGGTGCGCGAACGGCGTGACGCGTCCGTCGCCCGGACGATGGAGGTGTCGTACCGGGCCGGCACAGGTACAGCCACCGACACGGGTGACGGTGGCTGGGCGGTCGCGCTCGCCGGGCATCAGGGCGGAGCGGCGCGGCTCGTCCTGGCCGAGCCGCCGGACGGCGCCGGCGAGGGCGACCGGGTCTGGGCGACGGTCAACCCGGAGGCCGTGGCGCTCTTCACCGACCGCCCGACGACCTCGGCCCGCAACCTGTGGCGGCTCACGGTCGAGGCGGTCACCGTCACCGGCCAACGGGCGCGCATCCACCTCGCCGGTGAGGTGCCGCTCGTGGCCGAGGTGACGATCGGCGCCGTCGCCGCGCTGGGCATCACCACCGGGCGGGAGCTGTGGGCCGGCGTGAAGGCGACCGAGGTCCACACCTACCCCGCCTGA
- a CDS encoding acyl-CoA dehydrogenase family protein, whose protein sequence is MPPAARATPVSGPAPVARVLPTEEAADLLALVREITDEQLLPQVDEAEAAARFPREVFAMLGQAGLLSLPYAEEFGGGAQPYEVYLQAVEEIARGWMSIAVGVSVHSLTAFPMATFGTAEQQEQWLHGMLSGGQLGAYCLSEPQAGSDVASIRTRAVRDGDHYVLTGTKSWISHAGHADYYTVFARTSDDGSRGLSCFHVPADAEGLTFAQPERKMGLHCDTVREVLFDGVRVPASHRIGEEGQGMPIALAALDAGRLGIAAAAAGLAQRALEVATDYAQEREQFGRPVASNQGLAFLLADMAAAVGSARASYLHAARLKDAEQPHSQECSIAKLVATDAAMKVTTDAVQVLGGYGYTTDFPVERLMREAKVTQIFEGTNQIQRVVISRHLLTDSR, encoded by the coding sequence ATGCCGCCCGCCGCCCGCGCGACACCCGTCTCCGGCCCCGCGCCCGTTGCCCGCGTCCTGCCCACCGAGGAGGCCGCCGACCTGCTCGCGCTGGTCCGCGAGATCACCGACGAGCAGCTGCTGCCCCAGGTCGACGAGGCCGAGGCGGCCGCCCGCTTCCCGCGGGAGGTCTTCGCGATGCTGGGCCAGGCCGGGCTGCTCTCCCTCCCCTACGCCGAGGAGTTCGGCGGCGGCGCCCAGCCCTACGAGGTCTACCTCCAGGCGGTCGAGGAGATCGCGCGCGGCTGGATGTCGATCGCGGTCGGCGTCTCGGTGCACTCGCTCACCGCCTTCCCCATGGCCACCTTCGGCACGGCCGAGCAGCAGGAGCAGTGGCTGCACGGCATGCTCTCCGGCGGCCAGCTCGGCGCGTACTGCCTGTCCGAGCCGCAGGCCGGCTCCGACGTGGCCTCGATCCGGACCCGCGCCGTGCGCGACGGCGACCACTACGTCCTCACCGGCACCAAGTCGTGGATCAGCCACGCCGGTCACGCCGACTACTACACGGTCTTCGCGCGGACCTCCGACGACGGCAGCCGCGGCCTGTCCTGCTTCCACGTCCCCGCCGACGCCGAGGGCCTGACCTTCGCCCAGCCCGAGCGCAAGATGGGCCTGCACTGCGACACCGTGCGTGAGGTCCTCTTCGACGGCGTGCGCGTCCCCGCTTCGCACCGCATCGGTGAGGAGGGTCAGGGTATGCCGATCGCGCTCGCCGCCCTCGACGCCGGCCGCCTCGGGATCGCCGCCGCGGCCGCCGGCCTGGCGCAGCGGGCGCTCGAGGTCGCGACCGACTACGCCCAGGAGCGCGAGCAGTTCGGCCGGCCCGTCGCGAGCAACCAGGGCCTCGCCTTCCTCCTCGCCGACATGGCCGCAGCCGTGGGGTCGGCGCGGGCGAGCTATCTGCACGCCGCCCGGCTCAAGGACGCCGAGCAGCCGCACAGCCAGGAGTGCTCGATCGCGAAGCTCGTCGCCACCGATGCGGCGATGAAGGTCACGACCGACGCGGTGCAGGTGCTGGGCGGCTACGGCTACACCACCGACTTCCCGGTCGAGCGGCTCATGCGCGAGGCCAAGGTGACCCAGATCTTCGAGGGCACCAACCAGATCCAACGAGTCGTCATCTCCCGCCACCTGCTGACCGACAGCCGCTGA
- a CDS encoding SDR family NAD(P)-dependent oxidoreductase, which translates to MQITDSTVALVTGAASGLGEQSARRLLDAGARVLLVDLPGGRGEELAGELSGEHGEGRVAFAPADVRDADQVAAAVRAATDLGELRIVVNCAGVATPGRILSRRGVHDLDAYRTVVEINLVGTFNVLRLAAEAMVANEPDLAEHGDRGVIVMTASVAAFDGQIGQAAYASSKAGVAGLTLPAARDLADKGIRVMTIAPGVFETPMMAGLGDDVKDSLEAMVPHPSRLGKPEEYAALVAHIVDNPMLNGEVIRLDGALRMPPR; encoded by the coding sequence ATGCAGATCACCGACAGCACCGTCGCCCTCGTCACCGGAGCCGCCAGCGGGCTCGGCGAGCAGAGCGCCCGCCGGCTGCTCGACGCCGGGGCGCGCGTCCTGCTCGTCGACCTGCCCGGTGGTCGCGGGGAGGAGCTGGCCGGTGAGCTCTCCGGGGAGCACGGCGAGGGGCGCGTCGCCTTCGCGCCCGCCGACGTGCGCGACGCCGACCAGGTGGCCGCTGCCGTCCGGGCCGCGACCGACCTCGGCGAGCTGCGGATCGTCGTCAACTGCGCCGGCGTCGCCACGCCGGGCCGCATCCTGTCGCGCCGCGGCGTCCATGACCTCGACGCCTACCGCACCGTCGTCGAGATCAACCTCGTCGGCACCTTCAACGTGCTGCGCCTCGCGGCGGAGGCGATGGTCGCCAACGAGCCCGACCTGGCCGAGCACGGCGATCGCGGCGTCATCGTCATGACCGCCAGCGTGGCGGCCTTCGACGGCCAGATCGGGCAGGCGGCCTACGCCAGCTCCAAGGCCGGCGTCGCCGGGCTCACCCTGCCCGCCGCCCGCGACCTCGCGGACAAGGGCATCCGGGTCATGACCATCGCCCCCGGCGTCTTCGAGACGCCGATGATGGCTGGCCTCGGCGACGACGTGAAGGACTCGCTCGAGGCGATGGTCCCGCACCCCTCCCGGCTCGGGAAGCCCGAAGAGTATGCCGCCCTCGTCGCCCACATCGTGGACAACCCGATGCTCAACGGCGAGGTCATCCGCCTCGACGGCGCCCTGCGCATGCCCCCGCGCTGA